The Streptomyces sp. 11x1 genomic sequence AGGAGCAACCCGCGCCCGTGGGCGTCGTTGGCCTCCGGTTGCCGCATGCGCACACTCGCCGGGAACCCGGGGTTGTGCACCTCGATCCGGAGCGACGTCTCCACGCGATACCAAGCAACGCGCACCGTCCAGGTCTCGTCTGCCCGCCCGTAGAGAATGGCGTTGGTCACCAGCTCCGAGATCATCAACACACAGTCGTCGATCGAGCAGGCCGGGTTGTACGGAGCGATGAACTTCCGGAACCAGCGCCGCGCCCGAGGTACGGACTCCGCGACGGGGTGCAAGGTCATGGCACCGAGTCGCGGTGAGTCCGCAGAGGGAAAGCGGTCGATCGTGTAGGCCATCCGCACTCACTCCTTGCCGCTGCCGTCGCAGTCGAGGCAGCGTCGTTTCGACGTGGCACCGAGGCGGTCGTTGGCCGTGGAGAGCGCCAGTGCCGTGCGGGAGCCGACGCGCTTCCAACCGCGCCCCCGGCATCCCCGGCAAGTTGCACGCGCGCCCTGGTCCGGCCGCTGACTCGTCACTCCGTGCCCCCTTCCGAATCCAAGTGGCCTTAGCCACTTCCTGGATAGTGGCATTAGCCACTTGGACTGTGCAAGCGGTTCGACACAACTCCCGGACCATCAGGTGAGCGGGTAGCCCTGCTCGAACGCCCAGCGATGCGGCGGATAGGTGGCTTCGGCGAACTCCAACGGCCGGTCCTGGAGGTCGAAGACGACGTGATGAACGATCAGGACCGCAGACCCGGCTTGCAGCTGGAGGTCTGCCGCCTCCTCCTCCGTCGCACTGCGAGCACACATGCGGTCTTCGGCGTAACTCCCCTGGCGCCCCGTCATGTTCTCGACGTACATGAGCGTCCCCTCTTGGATCCGCTCCGGCTCCAGGAGCTTCGGGGCGCGGTGGCCGACGTCCGGAGCGAACCACGAAGTGGACAGCGTGATCGGCCCGTCCTGGTTGTTCGTCACCCGCCGCCGATGCACAGCCCGCAGATCCTTGACCAGGCCCAGAGCCTCAACAACGTGATCCGGGGCCTCCATCCAACCGGCCGAGGTGATCACCGCGTACTCACCGGGCGTGTAGATCTTCCCGGTCTGCCGAGCCCGCCCGTACAGCTCACGCGCCCGCCGGTTGACCTCCAGGCTGCGCACATACGTGCCCGATCCCTGGCGCTTCTCGACGAGCCCCTGATGACTCAGCGCCTCCAACGACCGCGCGGCAGTAGGACGGGACACCTTCCAGTTCGCAGCCAACTGCCGCTCCGAGGGCACCTCGTCCCCCGGCCGCAGGTCGCCCCGAAGGATCTGATCACGGATGTAGTGCGCGATCTGGAGATACTTCGGCTGAGCCTCTTCGATCTGAGGCATGTCTCCTCCTCATCTTCCCAGCCCAAGTGGCTATGGCCAGTAGCCACTATAGAGTGAGTGGTCAACCCTCGACCCCGTAGGCTGAACCGCATGACGCGGTTGATCGTCGCAGCAGGAGGAGGGGGCGACGCAGTCGCCGCCGCAATGCTTCACGCCGCCCTCTACGGCGACGAGGACCAGGCGGTGATCCTCACGTACGCGTGGGACCGCCTACTGATCGACCCGGTACCGGGCCCCCGAGGACCGAACAACTTCACCGGCCTCCAACACCTCACCCCAGCAGTCTGGGCAGTGCCGGCCAAGGCCCGCCCGATCGCTCCAGCAGGCTCCACACTCCCGCGCCTAGCGGCAGAACTTCCGCACACCTTTGCACTGATCGACCCGCGCCACGGAGTTGAGGGCATCACCCGCCAGCTCGAAGAACTAGTGAGCCACCTGTCACCGGAGTCGATCGATCTCCTGGACGTTGGCGGCGACATCCTCGCCCGAGGTGATGAGCCCACACTGAAGAGCCCGCTCGCCGACGCCGTGACACTCGCCGCATGCTGCCAGGTGAACGCACCGATCCGCCTCCTGGTGGCAGGCCCCGGTCTGGACGGCGAACTGCCTCCCGATGCGCTGCGCGGGACACTCGGCCCGCTCGTCCACACCTTCACGGCCAAGGACGTTGAACCGACCAGCTCGGTCCTGGAATGGCACCCCTCCGAGGCAACCGGGATGCTGGCGGCTACGGCCCGAGGTGTACGCGGCACGTGCGAGATGCGAGACGCCGGCCTTCCCGTCCCTCTCACCGACGAAGGGCCGACCGTCCATGGAGTCGACCTGGACGAGGCATTGAGCCGGAACCAGCTGGCCCGCGCCATCACGACGACCGCCACCCTGGACGAGGCAGAAGCACACAGCCGCGAAATCTGCGGGTACTCGGAGATCGACTACGAGCGCAACAAGGCGACATGGCTCAAGGACCAGCCACCGACGAAGCTCGACCCGGAAGCTGTACTGACCCAACTCGATCAGTTCGAGGCCGAGGCCCGAAGCCGCGGAGTCACCCACACGACGTTCCGCCGCATCACCGAGGCGCTGAACTTCAACGGCTCCCTACGCGAGGACCTGCGCCAACTGCTCATCAGCAGCCGTCCGGAGAAGTACGACCCACCCTTGTGGCGAATCGCATCCACTGCTGAGTAACAACCTTCTTCACGGGTTCAAGAGCCCGCGCACGGCGCGGGCGCGCGCCGCCTCTGCGGCGCGGCCTGCCTCCTGTCTGCGCCCCGGCTGGCCGCGCCCGGCGGCGCGCTACGTGCATGCGGGCAGAAGCGAGGAATTCACCCGCGGGTCAAGGACATGCCTCCGGCGGGGGCGCTCAGGCTCCGAGATGGCGGGGGCGCCGTTCGCGAGTGCCGGCCGTTGGTGGCGTGCGCGGGGAGCTCCCATCCCGTCTGCCGTCGACCCAGGCAGAGCCGAGCAGCCACGGTGTGTGGGTCGACGGCAGACGGGATGGGAGCTGAGGTTGTGGCGCCTACCTGCCTTGGCCGGATTGCGAAATATCCTGAGCACCACGATCTGAAGGTGGCCCTGCGATCATCGCTTGTACCAAAGAACTCAGGATTTCCGCTCGCTGCTGTGTTTCGAGACGGGCGTCAGTAATCAGCCGTTCAGCAGCTAGATAGCGGGAGAACTCAAGTGGCTGATCAAAGTAGGCACGCAAATGCTCGGCAGCAGTTTCCTGTGATTTAACGAAGGTTCTGCTCACATATCCAGCGAGAGCAGCGGAGACTGCGCCGAGTGCGCCAGCTACGACGGCGCCAGCTGTCGTGCTGGCGAAGAAGGCCACAGCGGCGAACGCAACTAGCAAGATGAAGCCGACAGTCATGGCGATCTGGGCGTTGCGGAACGATTTGGCTGCTTGTTCTAGTGCAATGCCATGGTAGTGGTCCAATCGGCGATGGGTCACTGTCCAGAGGGCGGAAAGCGTCAGGCGTGCCTGCTCCTCATCCTCCGCTTGTGACTGCGAAGCATCGGCATGGGGGGAGCGGAGTTCCTCTTCCAGTTCGGCTTCAGCCTGCCGCACCCTCTCTCGCGTTTGGGCGACGTCTTCGTCCTTGGGCCTCCACCCTACGAGTTCCACCATTAGCCCAGCGAAAAGAATTGAGAAGCCTAGTAGGGCTGCTCCGGGCGTAAGAGATGCAGGATCATTTCCTTGTAGGAACCGGACCAGAAAAAGCGCGCCAGGCAGAACGAGGGCTGCGGTCGCTATAATCAGGACGTTGCGACGCCGGAACGGTCGGCGTAGATTTAGCGAAGCCGCTCGAACTTCGGGAACTATTTGATTCGAATCAGGGGTGCTGAATGAACGAGGAGTGAAATTCGATGCGGGTATCGTCGTAATGCTCGATCCCACTCGTATTGCCACTTGGCCATCACTGGATACAGGCGTGTTTTGGGACGCTTCTACGCGGATTACGCCGAACTGTTTGCCTTGTGCTGTAACGCAAAAGGCTCGTATCTCGGGTTGGGGATCCAGGTGTCTGCGCGCGTAATTTACGAGGCGTTCAAATGCGTGCGGATCGACGCCGGTTAGTCTGCCCGCCGTTGGATTAGGTCGATCGTCAATGCCAACAATGATCGTGCCACCGCGCGTATTGGCGAATGCGGCGATAATTCTGCCGAGTATGCGAGGATGCACTCTGGCATTCTTGAACTCAAGATCAACTCCCTCGGGTTGGCGCAGGAGGGCTTCGATCTCTTCGGGTGTCGCCATGGCCGTGAGACTAACGGCTGTTGAACGGCTAGTCCCATGAACTGATCAAGATGTGCACCGA encodes the following:
- a CDS encoding ATP-binding protein, translated to MAYTIDRFPSADSPRLGAMTLHPVAESVPRARRWFRKFIAPYNPACSIDDCVLMISELVTNAILYGRADETWTVRVAWYRVETSLRIEVHNPGFPASVRMRQPEANDAHGRGLLLVDSIAESWHSGPSRFGGTVVSFDVADAWPSDEGSGPVLS
- a CDS encoding GntR family transcriptional regulator; its protein translation is MPQIEEAQPKYLQIAHYIRDQILRGDLRPGDEVPSERQLAANWKVSRPTAARSLEALSHQGLVEKRQGSGTYVRSLEVNRRARELYGRARQTGKIYTPGEYAVITSAGWMEAPDHVVEALGLVKDLRAVHRRRVTNNQDGPITLSTSWFAPDVGHRAPKLLEPERIQEGTLMYVENMTGRQGSYAEDRMCARSATEEEAADLQLQAGSAVLIVHHVVFDLQDRPLEFAEATYPPHRWAFEQGYPLT
- a CDS encoding DUF1152 domain-containing protein produces the protein MTRLIVAAGGGGDAVAAAMLHAALYGDEDQAVILTYAWDRLLIDPVPGPRGPNNFTGLQHLTPAVWAVPAKARPIAPAGSTLPRLAAELPHTFALIDPRHGVEGITRQLEELVSHLSPESIDLLDVGGDILARGDEPTLKSPLADAVTLAACCQVNAPIRLLVAGPGLDGELPPDALRGTLGPLVHTFTAKDVEPTSSVLEWHPSEATGMLAATARGVRGTCEMRDAGLPVPLTDEGPTVHGVDLDEALSRNQLARAITTTATLDEAEAHSREICGYSEIDYERNKATWLKDQPPTKLDPEAVLTQLDQFEAEARSRGVTHTTFRRITEALNFNGSLREDLRQLLISSRPEKYDPPLWRIASTAE
- a CDS encoding ATP-binding protein; protein product: MATPEEIEALLRQPEGVDLEFKNARVHPRILGRIIAAFANTRGGTIIVGIDDRPNPTAGRLTGVDPHAFERLVNYARRHLDPQPEIRAFCVTAQGKQFGVIRVEASQNTPVSSDGQVAIRVGSSITTIPASNFTPRSFSTPDSNQIVPEVRAASLNLRRPFRRRNVLIIATAALVLPGALFLVRFLQGNDPASLTPGAALLGFSILFAGLMVELVGWRPKDEDVAQTRERVRQAEAELEEELRSPHADASQSQAEDEEQARLTLSALWTVTHRRLDHYHGIALEQAAKSFRNAQIAMTVGFILLVAFAAVAFFASTTAGAVVAGALGAVSAALAGYVSRTFVKSQETAAEHLRAYFDQPLEFSRYLAAERLITDARLETQQRAEILSSLVQAMIAGPPSDRGAQDISQSGQGR